The sequence TCTTGTCACGCGTTTGCTAATCGTTTCGCGGGCATAGCTTCATTAACGTCTGACTCCCAGACAAATTGGCATGGATGTCCGAAGACAATGTGTCACACGGCCGGCATGTCGACTGATCAGGACGGTTTCCAATACGAATAACAACGTGTCGAGCGACTCAATCGGTCGCCTAAGCAGATTATAAGTCTGCCTTCTTAGATGTCTCGAGGTGGCTCGATAGGTGAATCACTTATTGCGTAATGGCCGATCTTAAATAGAATGCTCGTTAGCGGGCGTGGTAATTCGACTATGAATAAAGCGATCGAGCGGATTGCACTACTGTTATGACTAAGCCACCTTTCCTGAGCGATTTGTCAGGCTGACGGGACATTCCTGTTGTTAGATTCGAACGTGCACAATTCTCTTCCGGGATTCCCACGAACCGCGTGTTCTTGGCAGAAATTTCGTTCACAATACCATTGCATGAAATGTTATTTGATAATCTTTCTCTATATTAACAGAATTATGTTATCAGATTTTTAATgcttttaaccttttaactgAGAATACTAAGTTAACACGTTAATAGCTTTTCGTTTTCGTGTCCATTCGATAAATAGTCGTGCTCCATTAATCCGCAATGTTTGTATTGTACTAGTACGAACCACGCAATATTGAAGTGTGTGGTTGTCCAGTGTGCATTGTATTAATTGCATTTATCTCGAGTCATTCGGAAAATATCtagttaaaaggttaaatgaaaattttgaatcGTGAAGATTAAAATTGCCTTCTTCGAGCCGTGTAGAATCTTCTCTAAGAATCACTCGAATATTTGCAGCGGTTTCGGAAATTCTTAAACTTTGAAGAAGTTGAACAGCAACAAGTGTTGTGCTATGATGAATCACACAGGAGTAGATGAAGATTATTAATTCGGAGGAAGAGAATTAATAATCTGGCAAAAAAGATACATTGTTTTCCATATAGAAAAGGATAAAGACAACATAGATTTTCTTGATCAAGTTGGTTGTTTGTGGTTATGGCAAAGTATGTACAACGATGTCCCTTGATCCGTTCTTACCTGTCCAACGTAAGCTCCTCCAAGTGATTCAAATCACAGGCAATATATTCTAAGGCTGCGTCAGTAATCCTTGAGCACCAACTCAGATCTAAGGAACGAAGTCTTGGCAAGTTCTCTGCGATCAACTCAACACCGTCGTCTGTCACTTTGCTGCACCCTGACAGCGACAACACTGTCAGATTCGGCAAGAAATGCACTGGAAAAGATAAATGGAATCGAGCTTTGATCCTTCTTactattattaagtaatatttgcattctctattattattttaacttaACCATCATTTTTTtcgtatcattttttaatttcaaatacaaagATATTAACAAAAATCTGTGCCAAAAACCTATAACTAGATGGGTTtcctttaaaataaaaacaaattaatttagatATCTGGGTTATCCAATTTAATGACTATAGGATGCGTtttggattttatgcatttctcTCGCGAAGAAATTACGTGggatggaataaaatttgataagactcctatttttatttgaatactatgCTGTGCCAGTCATGCGTGACTGACACATCTTTCGGGCTGAAGCTAAAAATAGGATGCAGATAAGTTGAAGAAGATTAgaataacaagaataataatcaatattaaattacatacttTTCGTGTTGTTAATAAGATGGTTTACATTCTATGGATCTTTGACAGGGACTGGTGCCAACGTTCCAACTGTTAACGTAATAAAATCTTGACTAGAAAAAGTgagtttgtaaaaatataagtgTGATATAATTCGAAATCTAGTTATAAGCCTGTTATGTCTTGAACAGTGTTTTAAAGACAAATTTGTATTTACGTATatcgaatttcaagaaaatctTTTCATTGTATAAATAACGGTAACCGGTCATTGACCACCCACATGCCCAGGAAATTGAGTCTGAAGTATTGCTGACAGCTAGAAAGCTAAATAAAGCTGTCTTCCTTAATTCTAAATTTGTAATGACCGAATGCATGTGACACCTGACTTAATTTCACGCTATCTTCATCACAGTATTTCTACCTGGATCCCGGTGGAACACGTTGATGCAATTGTCTTCATTCCCGTGACTCTTTGCGTAACGTTTGAAcgtgttattatattgtatcaATATTTGCAGAAGTTGCACATTCAATGATCTCATCAAATTTCTACTTAATCCCACGTTATATCTCGAACCAgagaataataaaactaaaattcattacgtattggaataaaaataaattcgataTCATGATAtgaatgttaaaattattaaaattatttaaatatttataatcatataaaTACTGCTCTTTTTCATATCCTTTTCCTTTTATAGTTTCAATGATTACATGCGTGTATAATGAAgatagattattattaatattaatgaaatagcGAAGAAAAACTTACAGGATAAAAACTGAGAAACCCTTGCAAATTAATTAATCTCATTACAAAACCAAAAAAGAATGGAAGCTTTCGTTTATGTCAATATTATTGACAGAGCTTACCAATATTATATACACCATGATTGGTAAGCTCCCAGCAGGATTGGAGCCTCAGAATACTGAGAGCGCTGCTTTGTTTCGAGTTAAAGTAACCGAGGGCGTCGTCGGTGACGTGGTAAGCTTGCAGCGAGAACTCGTAGAGGCTCGGCAGCAATTGAGCGACAGCCCTGACAGCTTCATCGGCCACGTTAATACAATCCGACAAGGAGAGCGACACTATTCTAGGTGTCAAGCAGGTCCACAGGCCAGCTTCCGTTATCTCGTTACAACCGGCTAATTCAAGCTCGAACAACGCCTAAAAATAAAAAGGACAGTTAGAAAAATCTTCCATCTATTCGTTCGCGAGTGCTAATGATCTTCTCGTTCAGCGACGCGAAAGAGTaacgataaaaatattactgCTAGATCGTTAGAGACTTCATAGAGTAAcgagtttcatttgaaatataagaACTTCGCGAAGAAAAGTAACTCTAGAGTAAATACTTAAGAAAACACAGATTTTCATAGTGCAAATGAAAACAGCTATTTCATTGCATAATATATAGatcagtaataatattaataaattaagtaacagatcAGTCTGTCAAACAACAGATTCTCACGAGTAATCCGCTTACAAAACGCGCACAGCGAACACTATACAATTTAATTccttattatcagtattattacGTTAGGGTCAGATCTAGCAACAATCTCTACAATTTGAGTCGCCATTATTTTCAGTATCTTACATCTCACTTTGCAAATCACGAACATttatcttgtttcttttttagtttCAATGATTATGCGTGTGATAAAAACAAGTTCTTATTGGGTCGTCCCATAAGtgccgtttatttttctatcatacaaaatattattttatgaaagataaaattttcataacttCACGACCTGTCGCTCCCGAACACTTTTTACTGACTAAACTGAAGCAGTTCTAACTCGTATCGGTCTGTgattacaaaacgtaacgcaagaagtattaactctttgcactcgagaggtgactctcactcaccacttgatttcatacagtaaaactatataattttatatttaatattatacttcgtataatgcatcaatttgagaaataatgaaatacaatagctttgttcctcaatgtacgtgtgatttttcttcgagttagattcacaaaatatcgtctttatctcatcagaaactgttcaaatatttctagtgaaaaacttctaagtgcaaaggattaacacacCGTGGCACGAACTTATGGAACTATCTAATATTAAGATTATATGGGGTGTAATTTCTTAGCTCTAAAGCTCACTTGCAAATGATCTAAAAGAGCTTCGAGGCCCTTGTCGGTGACCGCGCAGCATCTCAAGGACAACGAGTGAACGTTCCGTTGGGCAAGGGGAAACCCGTGGATCAGTTCTGGTATGTCCTCGTCCGCGGCGCCCAGAAGGACCAACGAACGAAACCCTCTTCTGACCAGGGAAGCGTAGAGGCGGGTACGCGAACTGGGCATCATGGCGCGTACCTCGCGGCACCTCACGACGGGTACCAACCCAGTCCAAAGCCGGGGTCGCGCGTACAGTATGTCCCTCCATCTTGTACATACCTGTAAACAGATCACGTTGCAGATCCTTATGCGAATTCCCTTTTCCAAGGATtatgttttctgaaaattagagTAAAACAGAATGGAAACTTgttgtagaaataaaatagaaatgctATTCATTtctgttaacactaaccgtaccggcactctgtatatacttattcctaTTATGACCAGTTAAATAAGTTAGATGATAATGTTTTCTTAGCGGAAATAGAAACAAGAGAAAAGAcaacaattgaaaaactgattgatCGGGCAGTATAGGAAATGATTTAAAgtgaaataaacaaaagaaaacgcagaattttcaatgaaattttaaaaccattCATTTGACCGATTTTcacggtacggttagtgttaatgtaCACGAAGatcattaatatttgtttttcgaATCTTATAAATTCCTCGTTGAAGAATGGTAAAGTAGGAACTTCATAAAATTTCATGACATGAGTCATCTCTTTTCTAGTTTTCTTTAGAAACATACTTTAATATGAAGAAAGTGGTATATTTAAGTTTGTATTCTTTTAACTTGTATGTTTCCTGCATCGAAAGTTTCGTGAATTAGTTTATGGCAAGCACGAATTAGTATAAACGTCAGCTGGCTACTCATTAAGAGACTAAGGTCTCCCTGTACAGAGGGTTCTAAAAATATAAGACATCTCCGGATAATCGATTCCACATGTTAAGATAATAAAAGCAAAGTATTTATATATGCATTAACTGTTAAACGATTTTTCAAGTATAGAACTTTTTTAAGAAAGTGTTACCATTCCAGTATTACGTGTCAACTGGATTTTCTAATGGATATTTTCTAAACATTAACCCTCCCGAAATATCAAGTTACAAACAAAATGTGTTGCAATTCGTTTAGCAAgtcaatttttctatattgtacGTTATATACTATTAagatatataaagataatataaataaaactaatatattcaATCATCTTCTTTTTAACATTTCTGCACATATGTACTTGTATACGGTAGTAAGGAATAATATAAACCttttatttttccattgaatgatttaaataaaacaaacgaaaatcaATGTAACTaggaacaaataatttttatataatttgattctttttataaagCGTCGAAGTTGCATAAATGAATAATGAGGACTCGCGTTAGCGAACTCTATCTAGAAACTCCAAATACTTCTCTAGCATTGCATAGTGTCGCTAAGCGGAGTCATAAACAGAGTCATAAACAATCGTGGTCGACGCCGACGCATCGCGTACCGTGGAACGAATCCTCCTTCActgctatgatttatttctgacaTGAGGAATTACCTTCTTCCCAAGGAGACTTACGCAAGGCAAAGATAGCCGGGTCATCTGGACGTAATCAAGAACCTTCCATTTCTAATTGTGCATCGTGCCCGTGACGAGTCGCATACTTTCGTTATTTATTCAAGACGATTCAAGCCAAACCACGACTCACCCTGTGCATATATTGTAGAATTAGACAGCACTAAATTGCGTGTTGCAACTCATATCGTACACGATACGAATTTCATCttcctttttataatattgatgtCCGTCGGACAGACGTTAACACGAATTCATTCTCTCGTAGACCAGTGCACaaggaataatttc comes from Nomia melanderi isolate GNS246 chromosome 7, iyNomMela1, whole genome shotgun sequence and encodes:
- the LOC116424407 gene encoding uncharacterized protein LOC116424407; translation: MSSISAQGVVERASAELTKRINGLGLKTSKHHGGGKASVMDRVTNVFCGSGGVAYTNLQSANNANATPEKPSRSVPASMSNSTPIRGWIPRNRSKNVPLASGGTGGYVRPVTWEQLMQDDHFLSKFFLYFNAIERRTLAQVCTRWRDILYARPRLWTGLVPVVRCREVRAMMPSSRTRLYASLVRRGFRSLVLLGAADEDIPELIHGFPLAQRNVHSLSLRCCAVTDKGLEALLDHLQALFELELAGCNEITEAGLWTCLTPRIVSLSLSDCINVADEAVRAVAQLLPSLYEFSLQAYHVTDDALGYFNSKQSSALSILRLQSCWELTNHGVYNIVHFLPNLTVLSLSGCSKVTDDGVELIAENLPRLRSLDLSWCSRITDAALEYIACDLNHLEELTLDRCVHITDIGVGYISTMGSLSALFLRWCSELKDLSLKHLCSMKSLQVLSLAGCPLLTSGELSRLIQLRHLHELELTNCPGTSQELFNYLREHLPRCLIIE